GCGCGCGCCAGCTGCGCGCCTTTGCCCGGCAGCATCTCCACGCAATGCACGATGGTGCCGACCGGAATATTCCTGAGCGGAAGCGCATTGCCACTCTTGATCGGCGCTTCAGGCCCGTTCACCAGTTGCGCGCCTGCGGTTACTCCCTTGGGCGCAATGATATAACGGCGCTCGCCGTCGGCATAACATAGCAGCGCAAGCCGCGCGCTGCGGTTCGGGTCGTATTCCAGACGCTCCACTTTGGCCACGACACCATCCTTGTCGCGGCGGAAATCGACTTTCCGGTAATGCTGCTTGTGGCCGCCGCCTTGATGGCGCGTCGTGACATGACCCCAGTTATTGCGACCCGCACGTTTCGCCTGGCGTTCAACCAACGGCGCATATGGCGCCCCTTTGTGTAATTCCCGGCTCACCAGCTTGACTACGGCGCGGCGCCCGGGTGACGTGGGTTTTACCTTGACCAGAGCCATTATTTATTCTCCGCTGCCGCGAAATTGATGTCGTGGCCGGGTTTCAGGCACACGTAGGCTTTCTTCCAGTTGTTGCGGCGCCCTGTGTAACTTCCGAAGCGCTT
This genomic window from Burkholderiales bacterium contains:
- the rplB gene encoding 50S ribosomal protein L2 — translated: MALVKVKPTSPGRRAVVKLVSRELHKGAPYAPLVERQAKRAGRNNWGHVTTRHQGGGHKQHYRKVDFRRDKDGVVAKVERLEYDPNRSARLALLCYADGERRYIIAPKGVTAGAQLVNGPEAPIKSGNALPLRNIPVGTIVHCVEMLPGKGAQLARAAGTSVQLLAREGSYAQLRLRSGEIRRVHIECRATIGEVGNEENSLRSIGKAGAQRWRGIRPTVRGVAMNPIDHPHGGGEGKTAAGQPPVSPWGTQTKGYKTRRNKRTAAMIISRRHAVKGSKG